The following are from one region of the Thermococcus cleftensis genome:
- the gatE gene encoding Glu-tRNA(Gln) amidotransferase subunit GatE encodes MADKFNYQELGLKVGLEIHRQLDTKKLFSPVPGEFSDEVDFTFRRRLRPTISELGEIDPAALEEFKKGRTYIYEGNYELTDLVYMDEEPPHMPDEEALKVSLQIGYLLNATPVDEVHFMRKIVIDGSNVSGFQRTAIIAMNGRVDTPWGSVGIPTICLEEDACRIVERKDKEVIYRLDRLGIPLVEISTTPDIHHPEQAKVVAKYIGDALRATRKVKRGLGTIRQDLNVSIKGGARVEIKGVQELDMIPLIIEREVERQLNLLKIRDELRARGAKPEDIKEEFHDVTDVFQNTGSKIIAGTIKRGGKVLAVKLPKFRGLIGREIQPGRRLGTEMADRAKKYVRGIFHIDELPNYGITELEVNAVIEKLGLGEEDAFVLVAAEEETAKKALREVITRAREAIEGVPEETRRALPDGNTQYMRPLPGKARMYPETDIPPILITREMKGEILSNLPELPQERIERYVRDYKIDRSLAETLVSDERDELFEELVKKGVKPSLAASILVVVLKGLRKEVPIENITDEHIREAFELYLNGKIAKEAFEEIFKELAKNPEKSAAQVAEEKGLTLLSEEEVERIIDEVIQQNIEVIRAKGMGAMGMVMGRAMARLRGRADGKLVSSLVRKKIQDLVTT; translated from the coding sequence ATGGCTGACAAGTTCAACTATCAGGAACTCGGCCTCAAGGTTGGTCTCGAGATACACAGGCAGCTCGACACCAAGAAGCTGTTCTCACCCGTACCGGGCGAGTTCAGCGACGAGGTTGACTTCACTTTCAGGAGGAGACTCAGGCCCACGATAAGCGAGCTGGGAGAGATAGACCCGGCGGCTCTCGAGGAGTTCAAGAAGGGGAGGACGTACATCTATGAGGGCAACTACGAACTCACCGACCTCGTCTACATGGACGAGGAACCGCCCCACATGCCCGACGAGGAGGCACTCAAGGTCTCCCTCCAGATAGGCTACCTCCTGAACGCCACTCCCGTTGATGAGGTTCACTTCATGCGCAAGATAGTCATAGACGGCTCCAACGTCTCCGGCTTCCAGAGGACCGCGATAATAGCCATGAACGGAAGGGTCGATACGCCGTGGGGGAGCGTTGGCATTCCGACGATATGCCTTGAGGAGGACGCCTGCAGGATAGTCGAGAGGAAGGACAAGGAGGTAATCTACCGCCTCGACCGCCTCGGGATCCCGCTCGTCGAGATAAGCACCACCCCGGACATACACCACCCCGAGCAGGCGAAGGTCGTGGCCAAGTACATAGGCGACGCGCTCAGGGCGACGAGGAAGGTGAAGCGCGGCCTCGGAACGATAAGGCAGGACCTCAACGTCTCCATCAAGGGTGGGGCCAGGGTCGAGATCAAGGGTGTCCAGGAGCTGGACATGATACCGCTCATCATCGAGAGGGAAGTGGAGAGGCAGCTCAACCTCCTCAAAATCAGGGACGAGCTTAGGGCAAGGGGAGCAAAGCCCGAGGATATAAAGGAGGAGTTCCACGACGTCACCGATGTCTTCCAGAACACCGGCTCGAAGATAATAGCCGGGACGATAAAGAGGGGGGGTAAGGTTCTCGCGGTTAAGCTTCCGAAGTTCCGCGGGCTCATAGGCAGGGAAATCCAGCCGGGAAGAAGGCTCGGCACCGAGATGGCCGACAGGGCCAAGAAGTACGTCAGGGGCATCTTCCACATTGACGAATTACCGAACTATGGAATTACAGAATTAGAGGTTAATGCGGTTATCGAGAAACTTGGCCTCGGCGAGGAAGACGCGTTCGTTCTCGTTGCTGCAGAGGAGGAAACCGCCAAGAAGGCCCTGCGTGAAGTCATAACGCGCGCCAGGGAAGCCATCGAGGGCGTTCCCGAGGAGACGAGGAGGGCCCTGCCCGACGGAAACACCCAGTACATGCGCCCGCTCCCGGGCAAGGCGAGAATGTACCCGGAAACCGACATACCGCCGATACTGATAACGCGTGAGATGAAGGGGGAAATCCTTTCAAACCTGCCCGAACTTCCGCAGGAAAGGATCGAACGCTACGTGAGGGATTACAAGATAGACAGAAGCCTGGCCGAAACGCTGGTCAGCGACGAGCGCGATGAACTCTTCGAGGAACTCGTGAAGAAGGGCGTCAAGCCCTCGCTGGCGGCTTCGATACTCGTGGTCGTTCTCAAGGGCCTCAGGAAGGAGGTTCCAATCGAGAACATAACCGACGAGCACATCAGGGAGGCCTTCGAGCTGTACCTCAACGGGAAGATAGCCAAGGAGGCCTTCGAGGAGATATTCAAGGAGCTTGCGAAGAACCCGGAGAAGAGCGCCGCCCAGGTCGCTGAGGAGAAGGGCCTGACGCTCCTCAGCGAGGAGGAGGTCGAGAGGATAATCGATGAGGTAATCCAGCAGAACATCGAGGTCATCAGGGCCAAGGGAATGGGTGCAATGGGAATGGTAATGGGAAGAGCGATGGCGAGGCTCCGCGGGAGGGCCGACGGAAAGCTCGTCAGCTCGCTCGTGAGGAAGAAGATTCAGGATTTGGTGACCACGTGA
- a CDS encoding NOG1 family protein, which yields MRNPFEKMPTVLTADELIDKAFRRAERAASAFTPKGSARAKARQREELRVRTVSNVIRDNLRKILDRTPGVSTLPRFYQDLVDTLVDRDQFHRSLAHVNWAIKTIRNLEQRYVEKIRYERDPEEIARLRRQFYGRVADVLRDISDDLEYLNQARNVLKDLPVVDLELPTVVIAGHPNVGKSTLLRALTNARPEVASYPFTTKGINVGQFEEHYLKYQVIDTPGLLDRPLSERNEVERQAILALKHLGKVIVYIFDPSEYCGFPIEEQMHLFEEIHKEFGEFPFIVVLNKVDIADEEKVKQVEDFVRARGLEPLRISALTGEGLDELKKRVIELVKPMVEEQARRIMERELRKYREELEL from the coding sequence ATGAGGAACCCGTTTGAAAAGATGCCAACAGTCCTTACCGCTGATGAACTCATCGATAAGGCCTTCCGGAGGGCCGAAAGGGCCGCTTCAGCATTCACACCCAAGGGGAGTGCAAGGGCCAAGGCGAGGCAGAGGGAGGAGCTGAGGGTAAGGACTGTCTCCAACGTGATACGCGACAACCTGAGAAAGATACTCGATAGGACCCCTGGTGTCTCAACGCTTCCGAGGTTCTACCAGGATTTGGTGGACACCCTCGTGGACAGGGACCAGTTCCACCGTTCCCTGGCTCACGTGAACTGGGCGATAAAGACGATACGCAACCTTGAACAGCGCTACGTCGAGAAGATAAGGTACGAGCGAGACCCGGAAGAGATAGCCAGGCTGAGGAGGCAGTTCTACGGCCGTGTTGCGGACGTACTCAGGGACATATCCGACGATCTCGAGTACCTCAACCAGGCCAGGAACGTGCTGAAGGATTTGCCGGTCGTTGATCTGGAGCTTCCGACCGTCGTCATAGCCGGACACCCCAACGTTGGAAAGAGCACGCTTTTGAGGGCATTGACCAACGCGAGGCCCGAAGTGGCGAGCTACCCCTTCACCACCAAGGGTATAAACGTCGGCCAGTTCGAGGAGCACTACCTAAAGTACCAGGTCATAGACACCCCCGGCCTTCTCGACAGGCCGCTGAGCGAGAGAAACGAGGTCGAGAGGCAGGCGATTCTGGCCTTGAAGCACCTTGGAAAGGTCATCGTCTACATCTTCGACCCCAGCGAGTATTGCGGCTTCCCGATAGAGGAACAGATGCATCTTTTCGAGGAGATACACAAAGAGTTCGGGGAGTTCCCCTTCATTGTGGTCCTCAACAAGGTGGACATAGCGGACGAGGAAAAGGTTAAGCAGGTGGAGGACTTTGTAAGGGCCAGGGGGCTGGAACCGCTGAGAATTTCAGCGCTGACCGGTGAAGGCCTCGATGAACTCAAGAAGCGCGTCATAGAGCTTGTAAAACCGATGGTCGAGGAGCAGGCGAGGAGGATAATGGAGAGGGAACTGAGGAAATACCGGGAGGAGCTGGAACTTTGA